The genomic stretch TATCCCCGAAAGCAGGGCTTCCTCTATGATATGCTGGATGGCCGGCTTATCTACTATGGGCAGCATCTCTTTCGGCTGCGACTTGGTTGCCGGCAAGAGGCGCGTGCCCAGGCCCGCCGCCGGGATTATTACTTTGGTGATTTTTTTCATTGCTTTCGCGTTCCGCCGCCCTTCGCAAAATCTAAACCTTCAATCGGGCTCGCCGCCGATGACCGCCAGCAATTCCGCTGTTTTTTCTTCCATGAGCGCCCGGTCGGCGCGCGTTTCCAGGTTCAGCCGCACTACCGGCTCGGTATTGGATATGCGGACATTGAAACGCCATTTGCTGAATTCAAAACTTATGCCGTCCACTTCTTCCGCCTTGCCGAGCCCGGCGTATTTTTCCTTGATGCGGGCAAGCACGCCGGGGCCGTCTTTCACCCGCCTGTTTATTTCTCCGCTGCAAGGGAACTTGGCGATACATTCGCCGACCATTTCGGACAAAGGCTTGCCGGACACGCACATCAATTCGGTTATCAGCAGCCAAGGCAACATGCCGCTGTCGCAATAAGTAAAGTCTTTGAAATAATGGTGCGCCGACATCTCGCCGCCGTAAACGGCGTCCACCTGGCGCATTTTTTCTTTTATGAAGGCGTGCCCGCTTTTACATTCAACCGCTTCTCCGCCCAATCTCTTTACCGTCTCCAACGTGTTCCATATAAGGCGCGGATCGTGGATTATCCTGGCTCCGGGCACCTTGCGCAAAAAAGCCTCCGCCAGTATGCCTACTATATAATAGCCTTCAATAAATTCGCCGTCCGCGTCGAACAAAAAGCAACGATCATAATCGCCGTCCCAGGCCACGCCCAAATCGGCTTTTTCTCTTTTGACGGCGGCGGCTGTCTCCGCACGGTTTCGCGGCAGGATCGGATTGGGCACGCCGTTAGGGAAATTGCCGTCAGGTTGGCTGTAAAGTTTGACAAATTTGAACGGCAGGCGCCTTTCCAACTGTTCAAGCGGCGCGCCCGCGCAGCCGTTGCCCACGTTCGCCACTATCTTCAGCGGCTTTAAAGCGCCGGAATCAACATAGCTCAAAAGATGCCCGATATAGTCCCCCATCACATCCACCTTGGTAACAAGGCCCTTTTCCGGCCCGTCCTGCGCGCCGCGCGTAAAACTGCCCGCCAGCGCGCGGTCGGCGATCTCCATGAGGCCGCTGTCGCTGGAAATCGGGCGCGAGCCTTCCCGCACAAATTTCATGCCGTTGTATTCTTTGGGATTGTGGCTGGCCGTAACCATAACGCCGCCGTCCGCTTTCAGGAAAGTAGTGGCGAAATACACCATCTCCGTGCCGCAAAGCCCTATATCCAAAACAGAACAGCCGGCGTCCGTCAAGCCTTCCGCCAAAGCGTTCTGTATGCTCTCGCCGGAAAGCCGCGCGTCACGCCCTAAAACCACCTTCTTTGCCGTAAGCAGGCCGGCGAAAACCCTGCCGATGCGGTAAGCCATTTCCTCGTTCAATTCGTCCGGTACCTTGCCGCGCAAATCATACGCCTTAAATGCGCTTCTGCATTTTGTCAAATCCATAGCCGTTCCTCCCCGAAAATAAATTGCCGCCGCTATTTAAATATTCAAGCTGAAACCGGGTTGACCTGCCGGCCGCCATGAAAACAAAAAGTTTCAAAAGAAGCGGCGCAAAGCTTCCCGGCGCAGCCCGAAACGGCAAAAAACCCGCCGCTTCCCGCTTCTTTAGGCCGCAGCGGAAAGGCAATGAAGGCCAAAAGCCCGACAATAATCAAAGGGGGCCGCTTCCCGGAAAAATCAGTTTTTGCGGGGGACGAACTAGGTTCATAATGGGAACATTGTACCACACAACAGAACAGTTTATCAACTTTTCCTTTAGGATGGGCCGCATAAAGGGCGGCACAAAACCGCTTTTGCCCCTGAAAACGCCGCTTGCCGCGCAGTAATACTCCGGGCCATTGAAATGCCGATTAAATATGGCGCATTTTATATGGCCGGCCAATTGTTTCCCATAAGCTCACGCTGCCCGCCCGTCCATTGCGCAACGCTGAATTGGCGGGGCAGCGCTATCGGCGCCGCGGCAGACCGTCCGCCGAAGGGAGCGGCTTGCGCCGGCAGGCTGATCCGGCCAACCGCCGCCCGCCTTTAGCCGGACGGCCGTTGGCGGCAGGGGCGTTACAGGCCGGAGGGCATATCGGCGCAAAACTTTGCGGCAAGCCGTTCCTGCCAGTCGCCGATGGGGCGCAGCCGCCCAAAGAAAAACCGCAGCATTTCAGGTTCTTCTTCAAATTCCAATCCGCCGATGCAGGCACGGTTTTTATACAGCCAGGACAGGCGGTCGGCGACAAATTTCATCTGCGAATAGGTAAATACCCGTTTGGGAATGGCCAGGCGCACTAATTCCATGTCGGATACTTTTTCCGTGCCGTCGGGATTTCTTTGCTCGGACAAGGTGCCGCGTTCCATGCCGCGAATGCCGCCGACGATGTAGATAGCTGCGGCCAGGGCGCCGGCCGGGTATTCTTCCTGCCGGATATGGCCAACGAACCTTGAAGCGTCCACATGGCAGCCCAGGCCGCCGAACGGGGTAACGACCGGCACGCCGTTTTCCGTGAGCATTTTGCCCAAAGCCTCGACGAAAATCGGCGTTTGGTTTATCACGTTAAAATCAAGCGTTTCTTTTATCCCCACGGCAATGGCCTCCATTTCGCGCACCGACATGCCGCCGTAGGTAAGAAATCCTTCGTAAAGGGTAACCAGGGGACGCAGTTTTTTATAATACTCGGCATTGGACGTGATTATGCCGCCGCCGCGCGCGCAGCCCAGCTTGCGGGCGGAAAAATAAGATATGTCCATGAGCGAGGCGATTTCCCGCACTATGTCTTTAAGCGGCCGGTTGGCGCAGGACGCTTCCCGGGCCTTGATAAAGTAGAGGTTGTCGGCGAGCAGGCTGGCGTCAAGGATCAGGAGTATCCCCCGCGAACGGCAGAAGGCCGAGACTTCGCGCATGTTCGCCAAAGACACCGGCTGCCCCCCTATAAGGTTGGTGCCGGATTCAATGCGCACGAAGGCGACATTGCCAACCCCGGCTTTTTCCACGGCGGCTTTGAGCAAGTCCAGGTCGAAATTGCCTTTGAAAGGGTCGCCGCTGACAGCGTTGGTCGCGCCGGGGGAGCAGACTTCGACGACTTTTCCGCCCAAGCGGGTTATGTGCGCTTTGGTTGTGGTAAAATGATAGTTCATTATCGTATATTTGCCTTCGGCAACGAAAGCGTTGGCGATAATATTTTCGCAGGCCCGGCCCTGATGCGCCGGCAGGAAATATTTTGTGCCGAATACATCGCTTAACGCGGCAGACAGGCGGAAAAATGTTTCCGACCCGGCGTAGCTGTCGTCAGCCGTAAGCATGGCCGCATACTGCGCGTCGCTCATGGCGTTGACGCCGCTGTCGGTCAGCATGTCCAGAAAAACGTCGCGGTTTTTCAGGAGAAAGGTGTTGTTGCCGGCTTCCTGCACGGCGCGCAGCCGCTCGTTGACCGGCAGAAGGTTGACGCGCTGCACCATGCGGACTTTGTGCATTTCCAGCGGGATGTTTTCGCCGGAAAAAAAGGTTACTTTTTCTTCGCTTTGATCGTTTGGCATTGGTTTTTCCTCCTTATTTCAGTAAATCAGTCTCAAGGAAATCCCCGGGGCGGATGCTTTCCTTCAAAACAAAAAGCCCCCGCGCCCTGAACAAAACAGTCAAT from Acidaminococcales bacterium encodes the following:
- a CDS encoding phosphomannomutase, which encodes MTKCRSAFKAYDLRGKVPDELNEEMAYRIGRVFAGLLTAKKVVLGRDARLSGESIQNALAEGLTDAGCSVLDIGLCGTEMVYFATTFLKADGGVMVTASHNPKEYNGMKFVREGSRPISSDSGLMEIADRALAGSFTRGAQDGPEKGLVTKVDVMGDYIGHLLSYVDSGALKPLKIVANVGNGCAGAPLEQLERRLPFKFVKLYSQPDGNFPNGVPNPILPRNRAETAAAVKREKADLGVAWDGDYDRCFLFDADGEFIEGYYIVGILAEAFLRKVPGARIIHDPRLIWNTLETVKRLGGEAVECKSGHAFIKEKMRQVDAVYGGEMSAHHYFKDFTYCDSGMLPWLLITELMCVSGKPLSEMVGECIAKFPCSGEINRRVKDGPGVLARIKEKYAGLGKAEEVDGISFEFSKWRFNVRISNTEPVVRLNLETRADRALMEEKTAELLAVIGGEPD
- a CDS encoding tryptophanase; the protein is MPNDQSEEKVTFFSGENIPLEMHKVRMVQRVNLLPVNERLRAVQEAGNNTFLLKNRDVFLDMLTDSGVNAMSDAQYAAMLTADDSYAGSETFFRLSAALSDVFGTKYFLPAHQGRACENIIANAFVAEGKYTIMNYHFTTTKAHITRLGGKVVEVCSPGATNAVSGDPFKGNFDLDLLKAAVEKAGVGNVAFVRIESGTNLIGGQPVSLANMREVSAFCRSRGILLILDASLLADNLYFIKAREASCANRPLKDIVREIASLMDISYFSARKLGCARGGGIITSNAEYYKKLRPLVTLYEGFLTYGGMSVREMEAIAVGIKETLDFNVINQTPIFVEALGKMLTENGVPVVTPFGGLGCHVDASRFVGHIRQEEYPAGALAAAIYIVGGIRGMERGTLSEQRNPDGTEKVSDMELVRLAIPKRVFTYSQMKFVADRLSWLYKNRACIGGLEFEEEPEMLRFFFGRLRPIGDWQERLAAKFCADMPSGL